A DNA window from Janibacter sp. A1S7 contains the following coding sequences:
- the pdxH gene encoding pyridoxamine 5'-phosphate oxidase codes for MSASPDGIIPRTPPSPDHVDYSGEGLAEAEVPETPFALVTTWIDAARARQVDRGDVPEPLSIAVATVDADGRPDVRTVLMRFLDPAGPGFVTNLDSTKSRQLQAAPVIAATLTWPSMFRAIRFRGRAERVGESEVDAYFADRPRGSQLSAWVSHQSAPIEGREPLEQAWAEIEARFEGQDVPRPQFWGGWRIVVDELEAWAGRSNRLHDRFRWTRVGDGGLDDAGAWRVQRLQP; via the coding sequence TCCGGGGAGGGCCTGGCCGAAGCAGAGGTGCCGGAGACCCCCTTCGCCCTGGTGACGACGTGGATCGACGCCGCCCGCGCGCGGCAGGTGGATCGCGGGGACGTCCCGGAGCCGCTGTCCATCGCCGTCGCGACGGTGGACGCCGACGGTCGGCCGGACGTGCGCACCGTGCTCATGCGCTTCCTCGACCCCGCCGGGCCCGGCTTCGTCACCAACCTCGACTCGACCAAGTCCCGTCAGCTGCAGGCCGCGCCGGTCATCGCCGCGACGCTGACCTGGCCGTCGATGTTCCGGGCGATCCGCTTCCGCGGGCGAGCCGAGCGCGTGGGGGAGAGCGAGGTCGACGCCTACTTCGCCGACCGCCCCCGCGGCTCCCAGCTGAGCGCGTGGGTCTCCCACCAGTCCGCGCCCATCGAGGGCCGGGAGCCGCTCGAGCAGGCGTGGGCCGAGATCGAGGCACGTTTCGAGGGGCAGGACGTGCCCCGGCCGCAGTTCTGGGGCGGGTGGCGGATCGTCGTCGACGAGCTCGAGGCGTGGGCCGGCCGCAGCAACCGCCTGCACGACCGCTTCCGCTGGACCCGCGTGGGTGACGGTGGTCTCGACGACGCGGGCGCCTGGCGGGTGCAGCGTCTCCAGCCCTGA
- a CDS encoding hydroxyacid-oxoacid transhydrogenase codes for MQRSSPKVPESVFTYAAPKLKFGPGSVDEIGHDVAALGAHTVLVVTDPQLVATGHPERVAQSLRSAGLAAQVHDSAAVEPSDASLAAAVERAKGGPRPDVVVAVGGGSSIDTAKAVSLLLSNPGELMDYVNAPVGGGRAPEHPVLPVVAVPTTTGTGSESTTICVLDVLAAKVKTGISHERMRPVLAVVDPELTATQPPGVTASAGMDILCHALESWTARPYSSYEHKSAEQRVPYCGANPISDLYAERAMRLLAGAFRGAVAGDASARDDMALAATFAGMGFGNAGVHVPHANAYPVAGRVHDIGSHFRPVDYDASEAMVPHGMAVASTAPAAFEMTFDADPERHLTAAAWLDPQGLDAHVAAPQRLSAVLRRLMRDIGQPSGLAEIGYTDADVDGIVSGTMQQQRLLATAPREVTEEDIADVIRASMHHW; via the coding sequence ATGCAGCGCTCGTCACCGAAGGTCCCCGAGTCCGTCTTCACCTACGCCGCACCGAAACTGAAGTTCGGTCCCGGCTCCGTCGACGAGATCGGCCACGACGTCGCCGCACTCGGCGCCCACACCGTCCTCGTGGTCACCGACCCGCAGCTGGTCGCGACCGGTCACCCGGAGCGGGTCGCGCAGTCGCTGCGGTCCGCCGGGTTGGCGGCGCAGGTGCACGACTCGGCCGCGGTCGAGCCGAGCGACGCGTCCCTGGCAGCAGCGGTCGAGAGGGCGAAGGGGGGACCCCGCCCCGACGTCGTCGTCGCCGTCGGTGGTGGGTCGAGCATCGACACGGCCAAAGCGGTGTCCCTGCTGCTGAGCAATCCCGGCGAGCTGATGGACTACGTCAACGCGCCGGTCGGCGGCGGGCGTGCTCCCGAGCACCCCGTGCTGCCGGTCGTCGCGGTCCCGACCACCACGGGCACGGGCAGCGAGTCGACGACGATCTGCGTCCTCGACGTGCTCGCCGCCAAGGTCAAGACCGGCATCAGCCACGAGCGGATGCGCCCGGTCCTCGCGGTCGTCGACCCCGAGCTCACCGCGACCCAGCCGCCGGGCGTGACCGCCTCGGCCGGGATGGACATCCTGTGCCACGCGCTCGAGTCGTGGACCGCCCGGCCGTACTCGAGCTATGAGCACAAGAGCGCCGAGCAACGGGTGCCCTACTGCGGGGCCAACCCGATCTCGGACCTGTACGCCGAGAGGGCGATGCGCCTGCTCGCCGGCGCCTTCCGGGGTGCGGTGGCCGGTGACGCCTCGGCACGCGACGACATGGCGCTGGCGGCGACCTTCGCGGGGATGGGCTTCGGCAACGCGGGCGTGCACGTGCCGCACGCCAATGCCTACCCCGTCGCCGGGCGCGTCCACGACATCGGTTCTCACTTCCGGCCCGTGGACTACGACGCGAGCGAGGCGATGGTCCCGCACGGGATGGCGGTCGCGTCGACGGCACCGGCGGCCTTCGAGATGACCTTCGACGCCGACCCTGAGCGGCACCTCACGGCGGCTGCCTGGCTGGACCCGCAGGGGCTGGATGCGCACGTCGCCGCTCCCCAGCGGCTGTCGGCCGTGCTGCGGCGGCTCATGCGCGACATCGGTCAACCCTCCGGCCTGGCGGAGATCGGCTACACCGACGCGGACGTCGACGGGATCGTCTCCGGGACGATGCAGCAGCAGCGACTGCTCGCCACCGCCCCGCGCGAGGTCACCGAGGAGGACATCGCCGACGTCATCCGGGCGTCGATGCACCACTGGTGA
- a CDS encoding SDR family NAD(P)-dependent oxidoreductase codes for MTRPLALVTGASSGIGAATARALAAAGHEVVCAARRTDRITELAAEIDGRAVTCDVTDPASVAALAAEVGDRLDVLVNNAGGAYGLDPVATADVEDWRTMYEINVIGTLRMVQALLPALVTGEGIIVNVGSTAGRVSYEGGAGYTAAKHGLATMTETLRLELVDQPVRITEIAPGMVHTEGFSLTRFKGDAERAKQVYDGVAEPLVAEDVADAIAWMATRPPHVNVDLLVIKPRAQAAQHKVHRE; via the coding sequence ATGACCCGCCCGCTCGCCCTCGTCACCGGCGCCAGCTCCGGCATCGGCGCCGCCACCGCCCGCGCCCTCGCCGCGGCCGGCCACGAGGTGGTCTGCGCCGCCCGCCGCACCGACCGGATCACCGAGCTCGCCGCCGAGATCGACGGTCGTGCGGTCACCTGCGATGTCACCGACCCCGCCTCGGTGGCCGCGCTGGCCGCCGAGGTCGGCGACCGCCTCGACGTCCTGGTCAACAACGCCGGCGGCGCGTACGGCCTGGACCCGGTCGCCACGGCCGACGTCGAGGACTGGCGCACGATGTACGAGATCAATGTCATCGGCACCCTGCGCATGGTCCAGGCGCTGCTGCCCGCGCTCGTCACCGGCGAGGGCATCATCGTCAACGTCGGCTCCACCGCCGGCCGCGTCTCCTACGAGGGCGGAGCGGGGTACACCGCCGCCAAGCACGGCCTGGCCACGATGACCGAGACACTGCGCCTGGAGCTGGTCGACCAGCCGGTGCGGATCACCGAGATCGCGCCGGGGATGGTCCACACGGAGGGCTTCTCGCTCACCCGGTTCAAGGGTGACGCCGAGCGCGCGAAGCAGGTCTACGACGGCGTCGCCGAGCCACTCGTCGCGGAGGACGTCGCCGACGCCATCGCCTGGATGGCCACCCGCCCTCCGCACGTCAACGTCGACCTGCTCGTGATCAAGCCGCGTGCGCAGGCCGCCCAGCACAAGGTCCACCGGGAGTAG
- a CDS encoding metal-dependent transcriptional regulator, which yields MKDLIDTTEMYLRTIFELEEEGIPAMRARIAERLGHSGPTVSQTIARMERDGLVSLGTNRQLVLSEEGQQLATRVMRKHRLAERLLVDVIGLDWEHVHEEACRWEHVMSERVERKILGILPDHRESPYGTPIPGLDELLSGEDEVIDYREGLSSLSEIVEQDHTGDFRVRRIGETAQVDTDALSLLTAAQLHPGVVVQVSVDDEERVVVQRDGADPADAVSLPRGVADHVFVESVHR from the coding sequence GTGAAGGATCTCATCGACACCACGGAGATGTACCTCCGCACGATCTTCGAGCTCGAGGAGGAGGGCATCCCTGCGATGCGTGCGCGCATCGCCGAGCGCCTCGGTCACTCGGGCCCGACCGTCTCGCAGACGATCGCCCGCATGGAGCGGGACGGACTCGTCAGCCTCGGGACCAACCGTCAGCTCGTGCTCTCGGAGGAGGGACAGCAGCTGGCCACCCGCGTGATGCGCAAGCACCGTCTGGCCGAGCGCCTGCTCGTCGACGTCATCGGCCTCGACTGGGAGCACGTCCACGAGGAGGCCTGCCGGTGGGAGCACGTGATGAGCGAGCGGGTGGAGCGCAAGATCCTGGGGATCCTGCCCGACCACCGCGAGTCGCCCTACGGGACGCCGATCCCCGGACTGGACGAGCTGCTCAGCGGAGAGGACGAGGTCATCGACTACCGGGAGGGCCTGTCCAGCCTGAGCGAGATCGTGGAGCAGGACCACACGGGGGACTTCCGAGTGCGGCGCATCGGCGAGACCGCGCAGGTCGACACCGACGCCCTGTCCCTGCTCACCGCTGCCCAGCTGCACCCCGGAGTGGTCGTCCAGGTCTCGGTCGACGACGAGGAGCGGGTCGTCGTCCAGCGTGACGGAGCGGACCCCGCCGACGCGGTGTCGCTGCCCCGCGGCGTCGCCGACCACGTCTTCGTGGAGTCCGTGCACCGGTGA
- a CDS encoding C40 family peptidase, with translation MSHNVGRHRAPGRYNPATEIGQIITEAGTPLAKGSAVLAASGGLVAAIAIPAQASPLDTTEPTPQAASALQASGSERAVVALEQTAAVTAPAAKSSKKAATSFGKVGVEPVAKPTGPTEAELRERAEREAAERQAAQEAAAEQAADEQAADEQQATQEQTEERQESAPSRSQERQAPAQSSSSGSSAPAPAPAPSSGGVIGIAKQYIGTPYVYGGTSPSGFDCSGFTQYVFGKAGVSLPRTTTAQQAATTPVSDPQPGDLVFFGSPAYHMGIYLGDGMMIDAPSSGKSVSIRPVFSGVSGYGRV, from the coding sequence GTGTCCCACAACGTCGGGCGCCACCGCGCCCCAGGCCGCTACAACCCGGCCACCGAGATCGGCCAGATCATCACCGAGGCCGGCACGCCGCTGGCCAAGGGCTCGGCCGTCCTGGCCGCCTCAGGTGGTCTCGTGGCCGCGATCGCCATCCCCGCGCAGGCCAGCCCCCTCGACACCACGGAGCCCACGCCGCAGGCCGCCAGCGCCCTGCAGGCCAGCGGGTCCGAGCGGGCCGTCGTGGCGCTGGAGCAGACCGCCGCCGTGACCGCGCCGGCGGCGAAGTCCTCCAAGAAGGCCGCGACGTCCTTCGGCAAGGTCGGCGTCGAGCCGGTCGCCAAGCCGACCGGCCCCACCGAGGCGGAGTTGCGTGAGCGCGCCGAGCGCGAGGCGGCCGAGCGTCAGGCCGCGCAGGAGGCTGCTGCCGAGCAGGCCGCCGACGAGCAGGCCGCCGATGAGCAGCAGGCCACCCAGGAGCAGACCGAGGAGCGCCAGGAGTCCGCGCCGAGCCGCTCGCAGGAGCGTCAGGCCCCCGCGCAGAGCAGCTCGTCCGGGTCGAGTGCCCCCGCGCCGGCGCCGGCGCCGTCCTCGGGCGGTGTCATCGGCATCGCCAAGCAGTACATCGGTACGCCCTACGTCTACGGCGGCACCAGCCCGTCCGGCTTCGACTGCTCGGGCTTCACCCAGTACGTCTTCGGCAAGGCAGGCGTCTCCCTGCCCCGTACGACGACCGCCCAGCAGGCGGCCACCACGCCCGTGTCCGACCCGCAGCCGGGTGACCTCGTCTTCTTCGGGTCGCCCGCCTACCACATGGGCATCTACCTCGGCGACGGCATGATGATCGACGCTCCCAGCAGCGGCAAGTCGGTCTCCATCCGTCCGGTCTTCAGCGGCGTCTCCGGCTACGGCCGCGTCTGA
- the mnhG gene encoding monovalent cation/H(+) antiporter subunit G yields MSWTALLDIAGALSLLLGALLAFIGAVGLVRLPDLFARMHSATKPQTLGLLLILLGLALTVRTWGAVATLLIVIGAQGLTAPVAAHMLGRAGYRSGTTEDDLLHIDELGEAYRRMQR; encoded by the coding sequence ATGAGCTGGACCGCCCTCCTGGACATCGCCGGCGCGCTCTCGCTGCTGCTCGGTGCCCTGCTCGCGTTCATCGGGGCGGTCGGCTTGGTCCGCCTGCCCGACCTCTTCGCCCGCATGCACTCCGCCACGAAGCCGCAGACGCTCGGCCTGCTGCTCATCCTCCTGGGGCTGGCCCTGACGGTGCGCACCTGGGGCGCCGTGGCCACGCTGCTCATCGTCATCGGCGCCCAGGGCCTCACCGCCCCGGTCGCCGCCCACATGCTCGGTCGCGCCGGCTACCGCAGCGGCACCACCGAGGACGACCTGCTGCACATCGACGAGCTGGGCGAGGCCTACCGCCGCATGCAGCGATGA
- a CDS encoding monovalent cation/H+ antiporter complex subunit F: MSIILGLAMGLLLGAAGLALTRVALGPTNLDRALCLDVIIVIITGILATQIVRTEDASSLPILVVFSLTGFVGSVSVARFMGRKEDPE; this comes from the coding sequence ATGAGCATCATCCTCGGTCTCGCCATGGGGCTGCTCCTGGGGGCCGCCGGCCTCGCCCTGACCCGCGTCGCCCTCGGCCCCACCAACCTCGACCGGGCCCTGTGCCTGGACGTCATCATCGTCATCATCACCGGCATCCTCGCCACCCAGATCGTGCGCACCGAGGACGCCTCCTCGCTGCCGATCCTCGTCGTCTTCAGCCTCACCGGCTTCGTCGGCTCGGTGTCCGTGGCCCGCTTCATGGGCCGGAAGGAGGACCCGGAATGA